The Xiphias gladius isolate SHS-SW01 ecotype Sanya breed wild chromosome 9, ASM1685928v1, whole genome shotgun sequence genome window below encodes:
- the LOC120794760 gene encoding cerebellar degeneration-related protein 2-like, producing MLTDMIVEEEFEIKEEEPWYDKQDLEHDLQLAAELGKTLLERNRELEQGLQQMYSTNREQLQEIEYLTKQVDLLRQVNDQHAKVYEQLDVSARELEQSNHKLVLDNRMAQQKIQGLTETVELLQTQVEELQHRVEELKLSPQPQKPPHRERWSTRSSQSVSCLKELQNTLRYDYDPDEPSDDLESFDVLWREEEQASLRQSLRTLQTQFAGERARREEAERQAELLVGENAALEQQLSALEGCQARVLELEHEAEELRQLWKSESSTRSSRPDVIHNLLPNSMLLNPEEEYEGDAAAAKSPWALKRWSSERLMKATLMQDSPDRIYDHECSCVRRAEVVKYRGISLLNEVDAQYSALQVKYDELLRRCHLGLQEEEQDGQSHKSVQTPSPAGASPALTDTEDFEDDFHQPEYKELFREIFSRIQKTKEALIGNRGTPSSGELLPILH from the exons ATGCTGACAGACATGATCGTGGAGGAGGAATTTGAGATCAAGGAGGAGGAACCGTGGTACGACAAGCAAGACCTTGAACATG ACCTGCAGCTGGCAGCCGAGCTCGGGAAGACTCTTCTGGAGAGGAACAGGGAGCTGGAGCAGGGGCTGCAGCAGATGTACTCCACCAACCgggagcagctgcaggagatCGAG TACCTGACGAAGCAGGTGGACCTCCTCAGGCAGGTCAACGATCAGCATGCCAAAGTGTACGAGCAGCTGGACGTGTCGGCCAGAGAGCTGGAGCAGAGCAACCACAAACTGGTTCTGGACAACAGGATGGCCCAGCAGAAGATCCAGGG CCTGACGGAAACCGTCGAGCTGCTGCAGACGcaggtggaggagctgcagcatCGGGTAGAGGAGCTGAAGCTGAGTCCTCAGCCTCAGAAGCCTccacacagagagaggtggtCAACACGCAGCAGCCAGAGTGTGTCCTGCCTGAAAGAGCTGCAGAACACGCTCAG GTACGACTATGATCCTGATGAACCCTCAGACGACCTTGAGTCCTTCGACGTGTTGTGGCGTGAGGAGGAGCAGGCGTCACTGCGACAGTCCCTCCGCACCCTCCAGACTCAGTTTGCCGGTGAGCGCGCCCGGAGGGAGGAGGCGGAGCGACAGGCCGAGCTGCTCGTGGGCGAGAACGCAGCGTTGGAGCAACAGCTGTCAGCATTGGAGGGTTGTCAG gCCAGAGTGCTTGAGCTGGAGCATGAGGCTGAAGAGCTTCGTCAGCTCTGGAAATCAGAGTCCTCCACAAGATCCTCCAGGCCGGACGTCATCCACAACCTGCTGCCGAACTCGATGTTGCTCAACCCAGAGGAAGAGTACGAAGGGGATGCAGCTGCGGCTAAAAGCCCCTGGGCGCTGAAACGCTGGAGCAGTGAGCGGCTGATGAAGGCGACGCTGATGCAGGACTCTCCCGACAGGATCTACGACCACGAGTGCTCCTGCGTGCGCCGAGCCGAGGTGGTGAAGTATCGCGGGATCTCGCTGCTCAACGAGGTCGACGCCCAGTACAGCGCCTTGCAGGTGAAGTACGACGAGCTGCTGCGGCGCTGCCACCTGGGGCTGCAGGAGGAAGAACAGGATGGGCAGAGCCATAAATCGGTCCAGACGCCGTCCCCCGCAGGTGCTTCTCCTGCGCTGACAGACACGGAGGACTTTGAGGATGACTTTCACCAGCCAGAGTACAAGGAGCTTTTTAGGGAAATTTTCTCCCGTATTCAGAAAACCAAAGAGGCACTGATTGGAAACAGGGGGACCCCCTCATCTGGTGAACTGCTGCCTATTTTGCATTAG